A stretch of Saccharothrix texasensis DNA encodes these proteins:
- a CDS encoding nitrate reductase subunit alpha yields the protein MSTGTGPPPGNAGLDGGLAEALVRTRRFFTRADISPDLRTLHKIGGRQADDFYRDRWSHDKVVRSTHGVNCTGSCSWKVYVKDGIITWEAQQTDYPSAGPDRPEYEPRGCPRGAAFSWYTYSPTRVRYPYVRGVLLEMYREAKARTGDPVLAWADVVEDPERARRYKAARGKGGLVRASWDEATEMIAAAHVHTIKAHGPDRVAGFSPIPAMSMVSHASGARFVSLIGGAMLSFYDWYADLPVASPQVFGDQTDVPESGDWWDAGYLVMWGSNLPVTRTPDAHWMAEARYRGQKVVAVSPDYADNVKFADEWLAAQPGTDGALAMAMGHVILREFFVDRQAPYFTDYVKRYTDLPFLVRLDEHGDVRRPGKFLTAADLPDPPEQAGREHAAFKTVLLDSATGEPVVPGGSLGFRFGEQGAGRWNLDLGDVDPLLSVGPGESVVVELPRFDAPDGSVAVLRRGVPVRRVGGHLVTTVFDLLLAQYGVHREGLPGEWPAGYDDAGQPCTPAWQEAITGVPAQAAARIGREFAANAEETRGRSMIIMGAGTNHWFHSDTIYRAFLALTTLTGCQGVNGGGWAHYVGQEKCRPITGWSQLAFGLDWSRPPRQMIQTAYWYLHTDQFRYDRFGADTLAAATAGGQLAGKTTADVIAQSARMGWMPSYPTFDRNPLDLADEAQRAGVPAAEHVVSELKAGRLRFACEDPDAPENFPRVLSIWRANLLGSSGKGNEYFLKHLLGADHSLRAEQTPPEHRPKDVVWRDEAPVGKLDLLLSLDFRMTSTTLFSDVVLPAATWYEKHDLNTTDMHPFVHSFNPAIAPPWQTRTDWGAFQTIARAFSALAEKHLGVREDVVATPLMHDTPDELATPHGVVRDWKAGECEPIPGVTMPRLAVVERDYTAVAAKMGALGPLADSLGATTKGVTFRVEREVEHLRHQNGAVRGGPADGRPSLVRDVHACEAILALSGTTNGHLATQGFHTLEQRTGTPLADLAAEHEGKRITFADTQAAPVPVITSPEWSGSETGGRRYSPFTINVERLKPWHTLTGRQHFYLDHDWMAELGEQLPVFRPPLDMHALFGEPRVGEQGELGITVRYLTPHSKWSIHSEYQDNLFMLSLSRGGQTIWLSQEDAAKIGVADNDWIEAVNRNGVVVARAVVSHRMPEGTAYMHHAQDRLIDVPRAEASGKRGGIHNSLTRLLVKPSHLIGGYAQLSFAFNYLGPTGNQRDEVTVIRRRAQEVRY from the coding sequence ATGAGCACCGGGACCGGACCACCGCCGGGGAACGCCGGGCTGGACGGAGGGCTGGCCGAGGCGCTGGTGCGCACCCGCCGCTTCTTCACCCGCGCCGACATCTCCCCGGACCTGCGGACCTTGCACAAGATCGGCGGGCGGCAGGCGGACGACTTCTACCGGGACCGGTGGAGCCACGACAAGGTGGTGCGTTCCACCCACGGGGTGAACTGCACCGGGTCGTGCTCGTGGAAGGTCTACGTCAAGGACGGGATCATCACCTGGGAGGCGCAGCAGACCGACTACCCGTCCGCGGGCCCCGACCGCCCGGAGTACGAGCCGCGCGGCTGCCCGCGCGGGGCCGCGTTCTCCTGGTACACCTACTCGCCGACCCGCGTGCGGTACCCGTACGTGCGGGGCGTGCTGCTGGAGATGTACCGCGAGGCCAAGGCGCGCACCGGCGATCCCGTGCTGGCCTGGGCCGACGTCGTGGAGGACCCCGAACGCGCCCGGCGGTACAAGGCCGCGCGCGGCAAGGGCGGCCTGGTGCGCGCGTCGTGGGACGAGGCGACCGAGATGATCGCCGCCGCGCACGTGCACACGATCAAGGCCCACGGGCCGGACCGGGTCGCCGGCTTCTCCCCGATCCCCGCCATGTCGATGGTGTCGCACGCCTCGGGCGCCCGGTTCGTGTCGCTGATCGGCGGCGCGATGCTGTCGTTCTACGACTGGTACGCCGACCTGCCGGTGGCCTCGCCGCAGGTGTTCGGCGACCAGACCGACGTGCCCGAGTCCGGTGACTGGTGGGACGCCGGCTACCTGGTCATGTGGGGCTCGAACCTGCCGGTCACCCGCACGCCCGACGCGCACTGGATGGCCGAGGCCCGCTACCGGGGGCAGAAGGTCGTCGCGGTGTCGCCGGACTACGCCGACAACGTGAAGTTCGCCGACGAGTGGCTCGCGGCGCAGCCCGGCACGGACGGCGCCTTGGCGATGGCGATGGGCCACGTGATCCTGCGCGAGTTCTTCGTGGACCGCCAAGCGCCCTACTTCACCGACTACGTCAAGCGCTACACCGACCTGCCGTTCCTGGTCCGGCTCGACGAGCACGGCGACGTGCGCCGGCCCGGCAAGTTCCTCACCGCCGCCGACCTGCCCGACCCGCCCGAGCAGGCCGGTCGGGAGCACGCGGCGTTCAAGACCGTCCTGCTCGACTCCGCCACCGGCGAGCCGGTCGTGCCGGGCGGCTCCCTCGGGTTCCGCTTCGGCGAGCAGGGCGCGGGCCGCTGGAACCTGGACCTGGGCGACGTCGACCCGCTGCTGTCGGTCGGGCCGGGGGAGTCGGTCGTGGTGGAGCTGCCGCGCTTCGACGCCCCGGACGGCTCGGTGGCGGTGCTGCGGCGCGGGGTGCCGGTGCGCCGGGTCGGCGGGCACCTGGTCACGACGGTGTTCGACCTGCTGCTGGCCCAGTACGGCGTGCACCGCGAAGGGCTGCCCGGCGAGTGGCCCGCGGGCTACGACGACGCCGGGCAGCCGTGCACGCCCGCCTGGCAGGAGGCCATCACCGGCGTGCCCGCGCAGGCCGCCGCCCGGATCGGCCGCGAGTTCGCCGCCAACGCGGAGGAGACCCGCGGCCGGTCGATGATCATCATGGGCGCGGGGACCAACCACTGGTTCCACTCCGACACGATCTACCGCGCGTTCCTCGCCCTGACCACGCTCACCGGCTGCCAGGGCGTCAACGGCGGCGGGTGGGCGCACTACGTCGGGCAGGAGAAGTGCCGCCCGATCACCGGCTGGTCGCAGCTGGCGTTCGGGCTGGACTGGTCGCGCCCGCCGCGGCAGATGATCCAGACCGCCTACTGGTACCTGCACACCGACCAGTTCCGCTACGACCGCTTCGGCGCGGACACCCTCGCCGCCGCCACCGCGGGCGGACAGCTGGCCGGCAAGACCACCGCGGACGTGATCGCCCAGTCCGCGCGGATGGGGTGGATGCCGTCCTACCCGACGTTCGACCGCAACCCGCTGGACCTGGCCGACGAGGCGCAGCGCGCCGGCGTGCCCGCCGCCGAGCACGTGGTGTCGGAGCTGAAGGCCGGGCGGCTGCGGTTCGCCTGCGAGGACCCGGACGCGCCGGAGAACTTCCCGCGCGTGCTGAGCATCTGGCGGGCCAACCTGCTCGGCTCCTCCGGCAAGGGCAACGAGTACTTCCTCAAGCACCTGCTGGGCGCGGACCACTCGCTGCGCGCCGAGCAGACCCCGCCGGAGCACCGGCCGAAGGACGTGGTCTGGCGCGACGAGGCGCCGGTCGGCAAGCTGGACCTGCTGCTGTCGCTGGACTTCCGGATGACCAGCACCACCCTCTTCTCCGACGTCGTGCTGCCCGCCGCGACCTGGTACGAGAAGCACGACCTCAACACCACCGACATGCACCCGTTCGTGCACTCGTTCAACCCGGCCATCGCGCCGCCGTGGCAGACCCGGACCGACTGGGGCGCGTTCCAGACCATCGCGCGGGCCTTCAGCGCGCTGGCGGAGAAGCACCTGGGCGTGCGCGAGGACGTCGTGGCCACGCCGCTGATGCACGACACCCCCGACGAGCTGGCCACCCCGCACGGCGTGGTGCGCGACTGGAAGGCCGGCGAGTGCGAACCGATCCCGGGCGTCACCATGCCGAGGCTCGCGGTGGTGGAGCGCGACTACACCGCCGTCGCGGCGAAGATGGGCGCGCTGGGTCCGCTGGCCGACTCGCTCGGCGCGACCACCAAGGGCGTCACCTTCCGGGTCGAGCGGGAGGTGGAGCACCTGCGGCACCAGAACGGCGCCGTGCGGGGCGGTCCCGCGGACGGCCGGCCGTCGCTGGTGCGCGACGTGCACGCGTGCGAGGCGATCCTCGCCCTGTCCGGCACCACCAACGGCCACCTCGCCACCCAGGGCTTCCACACGCTCGAACAGCGCACCGGGACGCCGCTGGCCGACCTCGCCGCCGAGCACGAGGGCAAGCGGATCACCTTCGCCGACACGCAGGCCGCGCCGGTGCCGGTGATCACCTCGCCCGAGTGGTCCGGCTCGGAGACCGGCGGGCGCCGCTACTCGCCGTTCACCATCAACGTCGAGCGCCTCAAGCCCTGGCACACCCTCACCGGCCGCCAGCACTTCTACCTCGACCACGACTGGATGGCCGAGCTGGGCGAGCAGCTGCCGGTGTTCCGCCCGCCGCTGGACATGCACGCGCTGTTCGGCGAGCCCCGCGTGGGCGAGCAGGGCGAGCTGGGCATCACCGTCCGCTACCTGACGCCGCACTCCAAGTGGTCCATCCACTCCGAGTACCAGGACAACCTGTTCATGCTCAGCCTGTCGCGCGGCGGGCAGACCATCTGGCTGTCCCAGGAGGACGCGGCGAAGATCGGCGTGGCCGACAACGACTGGATCGAGGCCGTCAACCGCAACGGCGTCGTCGTCGCGCGGGCGGTCGTGTCGCACCGGATGCCCGAGGGCACCGCCTACATGCACCACGCCCAGGACCGGCTGATCGACGTGCCCCGGGCCGAGGCGTCCGGCAAGCGCGGCGGCATCCACAACTCGCTGACCAGGCTGCTGGTCAAGCCGTCGCACCTGATCGGCGGCTACGCCCAGCTGTCGTTCGCGTTCAACTACCTCGGCCCGACCGGGAACCAGCGCGACGAGGTGACCGTGATCCGCCGTCGTGCCCAGGAGGTGCGGTACTGA
- a CDS encoding MFS transporter, which yields MGLSAVPATDHRPPTTGRRALMLGLATIGFALNFWAWALLSPLGPRFKDDLGLSAFQQALLVAVPVVVGSVGRIPVGALTDRFGGRVMFPLVSAVTIVPVLFLGLVGHTSLAALLVGGFFLGVGGTAFAVGVPFVNLWFPPERRGLAIGIFGAGMGGTAISALTTVKLVERWGVATPFAVTAVALALYAVVAAVLLRDAPGRTAPTGSVTARMAATARLPLTWQASALYAVAFGGFVAFSVYLPAYLGTAYGLAQADAANRMAGFVLLAVVMRPVGGWLSDRWDPARVLVACLAVVTVGAVVQAFTPALMPLGTLAFLAMAAALGGGSGAVFALVALLAPADKVGAVTGVVGAAGGLGGFVPPLVMGALYGALSSYALGLAALAVVALASLLFTATAVRRAVRAVTPEGRRAP from the coding sequence ATGGGCTTGTCAGCAGTGCCGGCCACGGACCACCGGCCACCGACCACCGGCCGGCGCGCGTTGATGCTCGGCCTGGCCACGATCGGGTTCGCGCTGAACTTCTGGGCCTGGGCGCTGCTGAGCCCGCTGGGACCGCGGTTCAAGGACGACCTGGGGCTGAGCGCGTTCCAGCAGGCGCTGCTCGTCGCGGTCCCCGTGGTGGTCGGGTCGGTCGGGCGGATACCGGTGGGCGCGCTCACCGACCGGTTCGGCGGCCGGGTGATGTTCCCGCTGGTCTCGGCGGTGACGATCGTGCCGGTGCTGTTCCTCGGGCTGGTCGGGCACACGTCGCTGGCCGCGCTGCTGGTCGGCGGGTTCTTCCTGGGCGTGGGCGGCACGGCGTTCGCGGTCGGCGTGCCGTTCGTCAACCTCTGGTTCCCGCCCGAGCGGCGCGGCCTGGCGATCGGGATCTTCGGCGCGGGCATGGGCGGCACCGCGATCAGCGCCCTGACCACGGTGAAGCTGGTCGAGCGGTGGGGCGTGGCGACCCCGTTCGCGGTGACGGCGGTGGCGCTGGCGCTCTACGCGGTGGTCGCCGCCGTGCTGCTGCGCGACGCGCCGGGGCGGACGGCGCCGACCGGGTCGGTGACCGCCCGGATGGCCGCCACCGCGCGGCTGCCGCTCACCTGGCAGGCCTCGGCGCTGTACGCGGTGGCGTTCGGCGGGTTCGTCGCGTTCTCCGTGTACCTGCCCGCCTACCTGGGCACCGCCTACGGCCTGGCGCAGGCCGACGCGGCCAACCGGATGGCCGGGTTCGTGCTGCTCGCGGTCGTGATGCGGCCGGTGGGCGGTTGGCTGTCGGACCGGTGGGACCCCGCCCGGGTCCTCGTCGCCTGCCTGGCGGTGGTGACGGTGGGCGCGGTCGTGCAGGCGTTCACGCCGGCGCTGATGCCGCTGGGCACCCTCGCGTTCCTGGCCATGGCCGCCGCGCTCGGCGGGGGCAGCGGCGCGGTGTTCGCGCTGGTCGCCCTGCTCGCGCCGGCGGACAAGGTCGGCGCGGTCACCGGCGTGGTCGGCGCGGCCGGCGGGCTCGGCGGGTTCGTGCCGCCGCTGGTGATGGGCGCCCTCTACGGCGCGCTGTCCTCGTACGCGCTCGGGCTCGCCGCGCTCGCCGTCGTCGCCCTGGCCTCGCTGCTGTTCACCGCGACCGCGGTGCGCCGTGCCGTGCGGGCGGTCACCCCCGAGGGAAGGCGTGCGCCATGA
- the rpmF gene encoding 50S ribosomal protein L32: MAVPKRRTSRGNTRHRRARWKASAPDLVPVTTLDGREVTVPRRLVAAYRRGLL; this comes from the coding sequence ATGGCCGTCCCCAAGCGCAGGACCTCGCGCGGCAACACCCGCCACCGCCGGGCGCGGTGGAAGGCCTCGGCGCCCGACCTCGTCCCCGTGACCACCTTGGACGGTCGCGAGGTGACGGTGCCGCGCCGACTGGTGGCCGCGTACCGGCGAGGCCTGCTGTGA
- a CDS encoding type B 50S ribosomal protein L31: MKQGIHPDYHPVVFQDQSTGKAFLTRSTATSSRTIDWEDGRTYPLITVDITADSHPFWTGNQRVVDTAGRVEKFNRRYGRRSR, from the coding sequence GTGAAGCAGGGCATCCACCCCGACTACCACCCGGTGGTCTTCCAGGACCAGTCGACGGGCAAGGCGTTCCTCACCCGGTCGACGGCCACGTCGAGCCGCACGATCGACTGGGAGGACGGCCGCACCTACCCGTTGATCACCGTGGACATCACCGCGGACTCGCACCCGTTCTGGACCGGCAACCAGCGGGTCGTGGACACCGCGGGCCGCGTGGAGAAGTTCAACCGCCGCTACGGCAGGAGGAGCCGCTGA
- the mrf gene encoding ribosome hibernation factor-recruiting GTPase MRF: MGTEVVLVAGLAHHDVADEVWRASPGSALVRHDLSDLAEGVVRRWVDGRLTVLELAHGCVSCTLRLDLLPLLERLGGRVVVHLDPALEPEAVCFALSGLDVRVEAVITVVDRTTWLTDATGEVTLAERGLAAAATDERTVAQVVVGQAEFADALVMTGVGGGEALDAVLDRLSPLAPRHDLGTLDVPALLAAIPPDARRGRVDDGFGPLLRGRPPLDPAPGASVVHFTARRPFHPMRLHQALDVLLDGVVRTRGRFWVASRPDVALWLESAGGALNVGTLGPWLAAVDDWSEVDAERRASAAARWDAEHGDRSQELVVITASAAPDEIAQALREALVTDEESALVDELEFVDPFAEWHDQMEEL, translated from the coding sequence ATGGGAACCGAGGTGGTACTGGTGGCCGGGCTCGCGCACCACGACGTCGCCGACGAGGTCTGGCGCGCGTCACCGGGGTCGGCGCTGGTCCGCCACGACCTGAGCGACCTGGCCGAGGGCGTGGTGCGCCGCTGGGTCGACGGCCGGCTGACCGTGCTGGAACTGGCGCACGGGTGCGTCTCGTGCACGCTGCGCCTGGACCTGCTGCCGCTGCTCGAACGCCTGGGCGGCCGAGTGGTCGTGCACCTGGACCCGGCGCTGGAGCCGGAGGCCGTCTGCTTCGCCCTGAGCGGGCTCGACGTCCGGGTCGAGGCCGTCATCACGGTGGTCGACCGGACCACGTGGCTGACCGACGCCACCGGCGAGGTCACGCTGGCCGAACGCGGCCTGGCCGCGGCCGCGACCGACGAGCGGACCGTGGCGCAGGTCGTGGTGGGGCAGGCGGAGTTCGCCGACGCGCTGGTGATGACGGGCGTCGGCGGCGGCGAGGCGCTGGACGCCGTGCTCGACCGCCTGTCGCCGCTCGCGCCGCGCCACGACCTGGGCACGCTGGACGTGCCCGCCCTGCTCGCCGCGATCCCGCCCGACGCGCGCCGGGGACGCGTCGACGACGGCTTCGGGCCGCTGCTGCGCGGCCGGCCGCCGCTGGACCCGGCGCCCGGCGCGTCCGTCGTCCACTTCACGGCCCGGCGCCCGTTTCACCCGATGCGGTTGCACCAGGCCCTCGACGTGCTGCTCGACGGCGTGGTGCGGACCCGCGGCCGGTTCTGGGTGGCGAGCCGACCGGACGTCGCGCTGTGGCTGGAATCCGCCGGGGGCGCCCTGAACGTCGGCACGCTCGGCCCGTGGTTGGCGGCCGTGGACGACTGGTCCGAAGTGGACGCCGAGCGCCGGGCGTCGGCGGCGGCCCGCTGGGACGCGGAGCACGGCGACCGGTCGCAGGAGCTGGTGGTGATCACCGCCTCCGCCGCGCCGGACGAGATCGCGCAGGCGCTGCGCGAGGCGCTGGTGACCGACGAGGAGTCGGCGTTGGTCGACGAGCTGGAGTTCGTCGACCCGTTCGCCGAGTGGCACGACCAGATGGAGGAGCTGTGA
- the rpmB gene encoding 50S ribosomal protein L28 yields MSSRHCRLTGRKPGFGNQVSHSNRRTSRRWLPNTQRRRYWLPSENRHVVLILSTKAIKTVDRRGIESVVAELRARGEEV; encoded by the coding sequence GTGTCCTCGCGCCACTGCCGGCTGACCGGCCGCAAGCCGGGCTTCGGCAACCAGGTCTCGCACTCGAACCGGCGCACGTCGCGGCGCTGGCTGCCCAACACCCAGCGCCGCCGCTACTGGCTGCCCTCGGAGAACCGGCACGTCGTGCTCATCCTGTCCACCAAGGCGATCAAGACCGTCGACCGGCGCGGCATCGAGTCGGTCGTCGCGGAGCTGCGCGCGCGGGGGGAGGAGGTCTGA
- the rpmG gene encoding 50S ribosomal protein L33: MAKSTDVRPVIKLRSTAGTGYTYVTRKNRRNDPDRMVLRKFDPVVRRHVDFREER; encoded by the coding sequence ATGGCGAAGTCCACCGACGTGCGGCCGGTCATCAAGCTCCGGTCCACCGCGGGCACCGGCTACACCTACGTCACCCGCAAGAACCGCCGCAACGACCCCGACCGCATGGTGCTGCGCAAGTTCGACCCCGTCGTGCGCCGCCACGTCGACTTCCGCGAGGAGCGCTGA
- the rpsN gene encoding 30S ribosomal protein S14, which translates to MAKKSEIAKDRQRREVVARHAERRAELKEVIRTDPERRGEAQRALRKLPRDASPTRLRNRDAVDGRPRAFHRAFGLSRIRLREMAHRGELPGVGKASW; encoded by the coding sequence ATGGCCAAGAAGTCCGAGATCGCCAAGGACCGGCAGCGGCGGGAAGTGGTCGCCCGGCACGCCGAGCGCCGCGCGGAGCTGAAGGAGGTCATCCGCACCGATCCCGAGCGGCGCGGCGAGGCGCAGCGGGCACTGCGGAAGCTGCCCCGCGACGCCAGCCCCACGCGGCTGCGCAACCGGGACGCCGTGGACGGCCGCCCCCGGGCGTTCCACCGCGCGTTCGGCCTGTCGCGCATCCGGCTGCGCGAGATGGCGCACCGGGGCGAGCTGCCCGGCGTCGGCAAGGCGAGCTGGTGA
- the rpsR gene encoding 30S ribosomal protein S18, whose product MSRAPRGERAPKRRVNPLAGEGVAEVDWKDAALLRKFVSDRGKIRSRRVTGLTPRQQRQVATAIENAREMALLPYPGQGR is encoded by the coding sequence GTGAGCCGGGCGCCCCGGGGCGAACGCGCGCCGAAGCGCCGGGTGAACCCACTGGCCGGGGAGGGCGTCGCCGAGGTGGACTGGAAGGACGCGGCCCTGCTGCGGAAGTTCGTCTCCGACCGCGGCAAGATCCGCTCCCGCCGGGTCACCGGCCTCACCCCGCGGCAGCAGCGCCAGGTCGCCACGGCGATCGAGAACGCCCGCGAGATGGCCCTGCTCCCCTACCCCGGCCAGGGGCGGTGA
- a CDS encoding TerC/Alx family metal homeostasis membrane protein has product MPVHVLASASPDDSVGSPGLWLVSIAVLVALLVADFVVTRRPHDVSMREAAGWSVFYLTLPVAFGLWLWSFAGSDRALEFMTGFVVEKSLSVDNLFVFMLLLAAFAVPTAVQQRVLLYGIVGALVLRGVFIAAGAAMLSAGTWAFLVFGLVLFASAVKLLHDAVSGPAAERDVSRMRSVRLLRRLMPVTDDYRGTRLTVREHGRRALTPLALVVVAVFATDVVFAVDSVPAVYGITDDPYLVFATNAFALLGLRALYFVLHSALAKLVHLNHGLAIILAFIGAKLVLHWAHGIWPGVPEIPTPVSLVVIIGVLAVVTVTSLRSRRRADDEQAAAPRG; this is encoded by the coding sequence ATGCCCGTGCACGTCCTCGCTTCGGCGAGCCCCGACGACTCTGTCGGGTCGCCCGGCCTGTGGTTGGTCAGCATCGCCGTCCTGGTCGCGCTGCTGGTCGCCGACTTCGTGGTCACCCGCCGTCCGCACGACGTGTCGATGCGGGAAGCGGCGGGGTGGTCGGTGTTCTACCTCACGCTGCCGGTGGCGTTCGGGCTCTGGCTGTGGAGCTTCGCCGGCAGCGACCGCGCCCTGGAGTTCATGACCGGCTTCGTGGTCGAGAAGTCGCTGTCGGTGGACAACCTGTTCGTGTTCATGCTGCTGCTCGCGGCCTTCGCGGTCCCCACCGCCGTTCAGCAGCGCGTGCTGCTCTACGGCATCGTCGGGGCGCTGGTGCTGCGGGGCGTGTTCATCGCGGCCGGCGCGGCGATGCTGTCGGCCGGCACGTGGGCGTTCCTGGTGTTCGGGCTGGTCCTGTTCGCCTCGGCGGTGAAGCTGCTGCACGACGCGGTCAGCGGACCCGCCGCCGAGCGCGACGTCTCCCGGATGCGGTCCGTGCGGCTGCTGCGGCGGCTCATGCCGGTGACCGACGACTACCGCGGCACCCGGCTGACCGTGCGCGAGCACGGACGGCGCGCGCTCACGCCGCTGGCGCTCGTGGTGGTCGCGGTCTTCGCCACCGACGTGGTGTTCGCCGTCGACTCGGTGCCCGCGGTCTACGGCATCACCGACGACCCCTACCTGGTGTTCGCCACGAACGCGTTCGCCCTGCTCGGCCTGCGCGCCCTGTACTTCGTGCTGCACTCCGCCCTGGCCAAGCTCGTCCACCTCAACCACGGGCTGGCGATCATCCTGGCGTTCATCGGGGCGAAGCTGGTGCTGCACTGGGCGCACGGCATCTGGCCGGGCGTGCCGGAGATCCCCACCCCCGTCTCGCTGGTGGTGATCATCGGCGTGCTCGCCGTCGTCACGGTCACCAGCCTGCGCTCCCGGCGGCGCGCCGACGACGAGCAGGCCGCCGCGCCGCGGGGCTGA
- a CDS encoding MBL fold metallo-hydrolase: MTGTTSDRLAVRVFGGPTALFEHGGLRFLTDPTFDEPGDYPVPRGTLTKTAPSAATPADLGRVDVVLLSHDEHPDNLDRAGRALLADVPLTLTTPGGGQRLGGGAKGLADWESVELDRPDGGTVTVTGVPAVHGPSARAEVEPLTGQVVGFVLTGEGLPTVYVSGDNASLDAVRQVADRFGPVDTAILFAGAPRFPVLFDGAVIVLDSAQAAEAAGILGARQVVPVHYDSWAHFTEGRDDLVAAFAAAGLADRLDLGDRG, encoded by the coding sequence ATGACCGGCACCACCAGCGATCGGCTCGCCGTCCGCGTCTTCGGCGGCCCGACCGCCCTGTTCGAGCACGGCGGGCTGCGCTTCCTGACCGACCCCACGTTCGACGAGCCCGGCGACTACCCCGTGCCGCGCGGCACGCTGACCAAGACCGCGCCCTCCGCCGCCACGCCCGCGGACCTGGGCCGGGTCGACGTCGTCCTGCTCTCCCACGACGAGCACCCGGACAACCTCGACCGGGCCGGTCGGGCGCTGCTCGCCGACGTCCCGCTGACCCTCACCACGCCCGGCGGCGGGCAGCGGCTGGGGGGCGGGGCCAAGGGGCTCGCCGACTGGGAGTCGGTCGAGCTGGACCGCCCCGACGGCGGCACGGTCACGGTGACCGGGGTGCCCGCCGTCCACGGTCCGTCGGCCCGCGCCGAGGTCGAGCCGCTCACCGGCCAGGTCGTCGGCTTCGTGCTGACCGGGGAGGGCCTGCCCACGGTCTACGTCAGCGGCGACAACGCCTCGCTCGACGCGGTCCGGCAGGTCGCCGACCGCTTCGGCCCGGTGGACACGGCCATCCTGTTCGCCGGCGCGCCCCGGTTCCCGGTCCTCTTCGACGGCGCGGTGATCGTCCTCGACAGCGCGCAGGCCGCCGAGGCCGCCGGCATCCTCGGCGCGCGCCAGGTGGTGCCCGTCCACTACGACAGCTGGGCCCACTTCACCGAGGGCCGTGACGACCTGGTGGCCGCGTTCGCCGCCGCCGGCCTGGCCGACCGCCTGGACCTGGGCGACCGGGGCTGA
- a CDS encoding CGNR zinc finger domain-containing protein, translating into MRDAPVDDAVLPPAPGAEDYLAVDFVNSAVALPGGQFTDFLGTPGGTNQWLFDRGLAPADAGVREMCASQLRSLRENLRSLFAARVAGVPALPAALSAVNDALSKAPTAALLRWDERTGPYRATPCPTNEVLDRALATLAANAADLLTSPDADRLTRCGSTPCNRYLLRHGRRHWCSTRCGDRARAARSYARRTLKAS; encoded by the coding sequence ATGAGGGACGCCCCGGTCGACGACGCCGTGCTGCCACCCGCCCCCGGCGCGGAGGACTACCTGGCCGTCGACTTCGTCAACAGCGCCGTCGCGCTGCCCGGCGGGCAGTTCACCGACTTCCTCGGCACCCCCGGCGGCACGAACCAGTGGCTCTTCGACCGCGGTCTCGCGCCCGCCGACGCCGGGGTGCGGGAGATGTGCGCGTCGCAGCTGCGCTCGTTGCGCGAGAACCTCAGGTCGCTGTTCGCCGCCCGGGTCGCCGGGGTGCCCGCCCTGCCGGCGGCGCTGTCCGCCGTCAACGACGCGCTGAGCAAGGCGCCGACGGCCGCCCTGCTGCGGTGGGACGAGCGGACCGGCCCCTACCGCGCCACCCCGTGCCCCACCAACGAGGTCCTGGACCGCGCGCTCGCGACGCTCGCCGCCAACGCCGCCGACCTCCTCACCTCACCCGACGCCGACCGCCTCACCCGCTGCGGTTCGACCCCGTGCAACCGCTACCTGCTGCGCCACGGCCGCCGCCACTGGTGCTCCACCCGCTGCGGCGACCGCGCCCGCGCCGCCCGCTCCTACGCCCGGCGGACGCTGAAGGCGAGCTGA